From the genome of Ostrinia nubilalis chromosome 1, ilOstNubi1.1, whole genome shotgun sequence:
ATTATCGTACCAGTATCTCAATAAAAGTAAAGAGCAGAAACATATAGCACAATGAATTGACCAAACCAGAATTGAAAAGGGCATAAATGTATCAAAAAGATGTTGGAAACTGGTGGGAAGTCCTGAAATTATCgaatttaaaaaattgttttgcACGTTCCCGTTTTAAGTCAGAAATCTATAAAAGTTTGTTAAACCAACTACAATATAATTCGCTTTGACCACTTGCAGGGTGTTCAAACGGTTCAGAGAGGTGAACCCCGAGCTGGTGCCTAAACGGATGACCGAGAACCAGGCGCACACTATAGCGGTGCCGGTGGAAGAAATTGAAAAACTACCTGAACTAAAGGTAGGATGAGCCCGTAAAACTAAAACAACCCATTAAAACAGTTACCTTtgtttattaaactagctgattCAAAACGCTCaaccaaatgaaaaaaaaatgggaCAAAATAGGTTAGGTAGGATTATTCGCTAATTATTCCTCCCCAAAGTGGATTTCAAATATAACAATAACCAACGATAAATAAAGATGCCTTTTCTATCCTTCAACAGTTACGATGTTCCGCTTTTCCCTTTTCTCTTTTTGAATTAAACTGTCTCTCCCCGATCTGTCTCGctatataattaacttttttaaaaaataaaaccgacttcaaatgcgtgaacacaaaaaaaaaactaaaaattaaaaatattgcgtataaaaaagttcatccccaattttccacccttgggggtgaaatattttcttcaaattcgcatgaaaccacccttttgataatacctattcaacaaaaaaataatcgttcaaattgattaataatcggcggagatattgcgtataaaaaagttcatccccaattttccacccttgggggttgttttttctattatcaaatttaaatgggaccacccttgaggtattacctatacgccgaaaaaagatttgttcaaatcggttcataattggcggagttatcgcgtaacaaacatagaaaaaaaaaaacatacgggtcgaattgagaacctcctccttttttgaagtcggttgaaaaccgTCTAAATTATGTCGTTCTAACTTATTATGTTTGGGAAGTGTAGGTACTCACACAAATATATCCTTTAGTTACATTATTATCATAGGTGTAGTGGTTAACAAAGATTTATCTATGAAAGTTACATTAACATTATCAACATTGTCTGCGGGTATGTTTCAGGAGAACCCTTTCAAGCGGCGCATCTGCCAGGTGTTCTCCCACGACGGTTCTGGCAACCTGACGTTCGAGGACTTCCTTGACATGATGTCGGTATTCAGCGAGGCCGCACCGAGGGATATCAAGGCTTGGTAATATTTCACCTTCATATTCCatgatcatttcagccataggacgtccactgctgaacataggcttcccccaatgttTACCACAATGGCCGTCATATTCTTATACTAGGTTCTATTAAACGCATAGCTCTACCTACATAAGTAGAGGGAGGAGAAATGGAggagaagaaaaataattacatgcaatTAGATAAGTACTACCAACACATTTTAGAACCCAAGAAGCAAGGAACAGCAAAACTAGGTAATACGATTCCTAAGGTCATGGTTTAATTTAACGCATGACTCCACTTAAGTATACGAGGTAGTAGAAATAAATTGCTATTAGATAGGTCCCAAGAATTTTCTTTAATTCCTGGTTGGGTAAATTTTGTTTTGTCCTTCGTAATCTAAGAACGTGGAAGTACTTGTTTCATCATGTGGAGGAAACCATTACCAAATTGACTGTCTCGAGGTATAAGATCAGCTAGTTACCCAGAAAGCTTGTTAATGAGTATCTACAGACCTAAATaggtttaggtacctactagactTTAATCATAGCCATTAAAAAATGTGTTATCTTGAAAGTACCTGTAAAGAATTCTATGCATGTCCATTCTTTGTTCAGGTACGCCTTCAGAATCTACGACCTCGACGACGATATGTACATAGGCCGAGAAGACCTTCTAGAAGCGACGCGCCTCCTCACAAAAGGGGAGCTTCACCCCCAAGAGAGGGACGAGATAGTGGCCAGTGTGCTGGATGAGGCTGACGTGGATGGAGACGGCCGACTCTCCTTCATGGACTTCGAACACGTGGTCGTACGCGCCCCCGACTTCCTCTCAACCTTCCATATCAGAGTTTGAGATAAACGTTTTTCATGTTACTATAAATTGAGTTTTATTTCGCGCGTTATGTAGAAAGGTAGAGGCGTACgtagtacatactcgtagtacAGTAAGTACATCGGTAGCACATCAGtctatacatattttaatttgaatacctgtttttttttaagtggtAAAAATGCATTATACCTACTGCATACCCCCGCGTGGTGGTCaggcgacgggttatgtggggctccccCCTCCAGAAGGGatgggcctacccactaaaaatccacCAGTATCCTTCTTTCTGAACATAGGGGAGTTGCCGGTGTAGCGAACCTTAACCCGAGTTCCACCTATGCTCAGTTTATCCGCTGTGCGGACCCACCTTGATTACCACAGGACATCTCTAAGCAGGCGCTTATGCGCCTTCCACCAGTTAGCACAAGTAGTACGTACATGCTACAACTACACAAGACATACTTAAACACATACTATACAATTACGGTCACAAAAATTGCTTACCTTTTTGTACCGTGGTCCTTTCCGAATGCATTTATTTCAGCATGGTCTGAATATAAATTGGTTTGAAACACATCCCGTTCACTGTTATATAGATTGCAAACTGTGAACCGAACAGAACTTCCTTCTGAAATACaagataaattaaatcatttagaAGTTAcagttatttacttatttatttttattttatttaatgtagaaAAACATACAAATAAGTGTACATAAATTTTAGCACTGAAACCTATCTCTGTTAAACCAGCATTTAACTAAACAAATAGAAAAACCTTAGGTATGGGCAGCGATTCATTAATGACATGTTATCGTCCATAGACCGCATGGACTATTTAATTATTTGCTTACTTATGTTACTTATCTACCTATAAGatcccttatttatttaaatagtaatGTACTGTACAGTTTGGAAGTAGGAGCAATTTAAACGGATAGACAGGCGATGCTACTATCTACACAAACAGAATATACCAAGTATCTTATAGATAGAGTTAACTACCTCTCGAGGCTTGATGAAGCTCCATTGTAATTTGCCGGTTGCCGCAGGTCTAAAACAATTTGCCCAACCATTGATCCTGACAATAGCCCGATTGCCTATTATGGCCCGGACGGGCATGTTATTGACAATCACTTTGGAACAAGATCGGGCCGCAGCATTTGCATACGTAAAGGTAGATGCTAcatgactaacgcccgtattcacaaacattacctactatgaggtctcacagtgcgcgtggacgcacagggtgacacacgaaccaatcacagagctctattcaacgctgtgcgttcgatttgctgcttcacttaagcaagcaaatTATATCGTGCCGCGCATCCGCAGGCATGTTGTggtcagcgttgccagacgtcccgattttggcgggacgtcccgattttttaatcaaatttaaatgtcccgcgcgggacaggctcggtcccgcttttcggagagaaacactcacttcaccagactattgtttgaaacgccatattattgtaaataataaaacttttttaatttggatattttttcttttttcattcttaaaggttagaccagaccaacgcgtgcagtcggcgtgcacgatgacgatggcgatggcgaccagacagcgtgtatgaatttgtagcgatgtgttcacatcaacgcgtcctgtcattggtcgcggcgatctatgcagcgtctgcacgcagcgatcagcgatcatcgcgacatttgtcactgtgacgtttctgatttttaaaatcgaagtaataaatagtaagtaggatctgttaaaaagtttttacacagttAAAAATGAACTAATCATAACATACCTctagtctgacctacttgaataataaaaaaggttttagaataaagtatcaatatcagaatttatttttatggcctgaccaggaacataaaaaccctcgccatgttgcggaaaactaatggtactaatttcttttaatggcaacagtaactgaaaacttcattataatgtcaccttgcatgtcagtttattgctgtcaaagtgtaaacaaactttattttaaatgtgcgcaattgattttgtgaataaattgctaaaatctttttatagtcgtgaaagaaaagtggttcacaatgtgttaaagtatttgtcgaagagaaatactaagggttcggacaatattttcattgaataatgtttccgacaaaggttgtcaaattgactgacatgtttatcgtatagtacagtcaactatgaaaattagctgtggtttgtttcaactacctattttaaagttttttgtcactttttaagtgttgaattttatggaattgggaaagaagtaccgagtttgaagcgttcttagcagacattgcagttgaatattcaagttctgaattttattattgatgaataataaaataaatcctactagctcgattgatggtttcatttaatttatttaaaccaggttacctataataatatattttcgttaatttatgaaaataacaaattagcccgtaatcctgaatcctgctgatacataaagttagcctattaatttaacacaggtacgactgtactcagtgttgcactatcaaatgcaattgacgcgcctctatgccagggtttttatgttcctggtcaggctataataaacaaattattctagttttctcgagaacctgcttcttcaacttcataaataaaattgggattattatctgcagaacaaaataattgagaagtacatgtctgcagctttctcaaaggccctagagcaattctaagtaatgccataaataaaaacctaattagagtcatcaaacgtctcagtcattaatttagtgccactagaaatacctagttgaccaaaactgatgtctttttgtatttttgagttattattaaagacaaaaaagatatttggactattaCGTACTCTGTGCtttgggtgcataatgtaattcctttgccttaaaaaaagcaaatgtcaagatgactgttgcaccaaaaatgaaaatgaaaattgatttttatagatgttttgttgagttctgtgtagttttgtgcgatttaacgatatgaacgacaatggtaaaaggtacctaatgggggcaaattttttccctcaaggaaaaagatgaattggttataatcttacttgcccacaaggatactgtacgagcacgtcagcatcgaccgcgactagccgactggcccatgaaccctggaacgaacgtgcaccgtaggcactctacaccgacggcacattgaactggacacattgaataaattgtgtatagatgacccacgctgaactgtcccgccaaactcaatgacaggggggcgctaccatcgttcaactatatggtttccaacatggaaAAATTGGAACTAGCgttccggtattgacggtggcgccccgctgtcaatgtcatcgataggacagttcagtattttggaactatacatgtaaatcttgtatatagcaatagcacagaatacataatagtagcaacagaaattgcactcctttgtgtaggatcagatgccggtattttaacggtaataataataatgcaaaatatccaatgcacatggtgcattcgaaatcgcaccttactactacgctcacaagagcgcaatttttttgtgttcagaattgatctacctcacagctcaagcgtcagggttgtttaagcaaagtaaaataaataaaaacttaattttttattgtatttactattggtaaactttaatttagtggtgtttgtataatcgtaccatctctaaagtacctattaataaacttcagtgttgcgataaatcgaaattggacaaacagttttaaaaggtgtagtgtcggaaaatagacacggtgaagtaaagttaatgtttttattagctaaaataatttttttgctacagttttttgtcataagtattccaaaattattttaaaagtgtagttttttataattatttaaatcactacagttaattattactCCTAAATATttcgattttccattaaagaagaataacagtgccgttggaacaataaaccttgattgcgacgatgatacaccgagcgtgtataggtacgcgtgtgctcacaggcgcgtcacggcgcgtggcggcctttactgatttgcaacttgaagttgtcgcgcgctgtaggtaattatctcggccggcataggcgagtgacggaggcctggcaatagcataacagtaataaaccagatatcaaccacgttgtgtttcatttcccccaCTAAGGCCAAaaaagccttagtgcagtcctccttcctatcaaacctttctttaaatctaattaaaaggtattgttagggctctagggactacaaacgaagccagaaatatagcttggttatgagtaaccaatacctactacctataccgcatgtaatCCTGACTCTCTCTATAATATGTGGCCGCCTGAAtaataaacttgagtgaaaaagtgtttccactgtctcaattgcatcaaaagcttcaaacaaatcatttaaattaGTTTCCATTTCgccgaataggcgtgattgacaataagcgaaagtgacaatatgcgtgacagttgtggtgacagtgacaacctgcacgcgcagtgatcgccatcgcggtcgcggcagtgtgaaacaacttttgcacgcgcagtggtcgccatcgccatcgccatcgctgcacgcgttggtttgtccgaaccttaagACGAATTTaatgatagagtaaatctgtacctctagcatgaacaactttcgtcttcgaatcgtttgcgtattcgataaaattcgatactcaaccttcgaattaaacgataacgtgacaattttgattctcaaaataagtttcgtgcaaccatttcttacactaagttcactttacgacacgtccACAAGggtgctgttgtagttttcgtactaaatcttttgatggcgatttgagtacgcaaacgatttgaactcgaaagattttcgtgctcgaagatttttttgttaaaatacatattctatggctacttttgctatatattgtcacgtaaacgtaattttaagtcaaataaaaagataaatatttgaaaacctttgattattatacgtttttttactatgtcccgcttttgacggaagaatcccgctattttcactcaaaaagtaccaaagtcccgacttggcgaaaaaaaaaaactggcaacgctggttgTGGTCTACTTATAGTTTTATTGCTTGAAAAATAATGCGTACCTTTAATAATATCCTGATTCTGTATTATGTAATGAGCAGTTCAAGCCAAGAAAGCAAGATCCGGTgagttgaaaataaataatgcctAATTTCATAACTACGTTTTAGTTTTCCCGCCTTTGGTTACTAAATTTCCCTCGAGTCAGCCGTCATTTTTCCAATGTCatccattttattttttagccaGTCACGGCTTCGGTTAAGACTAATTTAGCCAAGGTTTCCGATGTATCATAGACAATAATTGGATATTTTTAAGTCAGTAGATAATGCCACGACTATGatgcagattttttaaaatacacaaaatgatTGGCCTTTAGACGAgttataattttgaaataaacttCACTTCGGCGCGTTTTTTAGTACGTATTGTACTTCGCTTTAACATCCAACTCCATGAAGCGATTTcgtagttaaaattaaatttttataacttCTCTAGAGTACAAATATCTTTAAAGTTAACATAAGCATTAATGATTTATGCTTTacgttttaattgattttattaatCCATATAAGTTCAAAAATAATACCTAAGCAAAAACCGGTATTTAccggaaaaatatttacaagtcGATGAACGCACCCATTATCTTTACTGCACGTGTTCTCTATAGATTTCAAGTCTATGTTGTCTGTGGTTAAAAATTGAAGTACCTTCGCTTTTGTAGTCGCATTTTCAGCGTTATCATGGCTAAAATGttattctaataaaaagacgtgCCTCAATAATCGTCGTAAATACGTGCAGTGATAAGACAATTAGATATTTTATACAGTTATATGATTACTTGCTCTCATTTGTCAAATTGTGCTAGACCGCATATTTAAAATGGCAGCCCTACCACGTAGAATAATCAAAGAGACACAGCGACTGATGCAGGAGCCTGTGCCGGGAATCAGCGCGGTGCCCAGCGAAACCAATGCTCGTTATTTTCATGTAATCGTCACCGGCCCAGAAGACTCACCTTTTGAAGGAGGACTATTTAAATTAGAATTGTTTCTACCAGAGGACTATCCCATGTCAGCGCCTAAGGTTAGGTTTATAACGAAAATATACCATCCGAACATAGATCGGCTTGGTCGTATATGCTTGGACATACTGAAGGACAAGTGGAGCCCTGCACTGCAGATCCGTACAGTGCTGTTGTCTATCCAGGCGCTACTGTCGGCGCCTAACCCTGACGATCCCTTGGCAAACGACGTGGCTGAGCTTTGGAAGGTGAACGAGGGGGAAGCGATTAGAAATGCAAAGGAGTGGACACGGAGATACGCGATGGACAACTGAGCGCCTGTGCTGCCCGCACACACCCATCAGTGCCTCCCACGCGCGCGACTCGAGGTGCGAAACTAACAGATATCATGATTTTAAGAGTGCAAGTTATGTTATACACCTTAGACCGAATAACTTGTGAAGAGACAATTGTggataaatttttattattagtggGAACCCATGCGGCACGCCGGTCGGTGCCGCGGCCCACGCTCGCTCAGGCCCTCCCTGCATCTCTACGTAGCCTCGCCCTTCGGTCCGGAGCGGCTGCTTCGAAGACCCAACCGATAATTGTTTACCCATTCACATGTAGCTTCGTTACAATATTAGGTatgcatatttttttactatcattaaaatagcaaatataataaatatctgGAGACTTAAAATGTATATATTTCATGGTTACAAATTTGGTTAATTTTATACAAAGGATAGCGTGTACTGTCACAAAGTTAATGTCTTTGTAAGTGTTGTGTCAACACCGCCCCTTGATTGAGTGCAGAATATTGCTTAATTAATTATATCAGTTTTCTGATCTCTAGTGATTctgaatataatttaattttctctTATAGAATGTGAAAGCATAttagccattttgtttttcacaGGATAAGCTACATCAACATGATTTCACTATGAATCTTTTGTGTACTATTTACGTCTTGTATAAAAGTTAtcattaaattgtatttatgtaaatttaATTTGGCTTTGTGAGCAAAACTTcgaaatacataatatacaaaaagctaaccaatattttatttaaacacatCTATTCATAATCTTCTATAACATTTTCATCAGtctttactaattaatattattgtttatttacaataacCTTTGACATATCACTTATACCAAATCGATAACAAAACTACCAATTTCACATATCAGAATAGTATTTATTGCTACTTAGGCATCCATATCACTCGAATACTTTTTAGAAGCTGATTCgttataaaaaaaatggattTAAAATATGTTCAAGAGATAATGAAATAAAGGTCAAATGACGTCTATTAATTGACATgttacagtaaaaaaatatacttaaataagtatatttttttactgtaacATGTCAATTAAATAAAGTTGCTGCTTTTAAATAAAAGCAGCAACATCTTTCTATAGATCCCTTACTTATCAATTCATCCTTTTTAATTTTCATCAGTTTGTTATTGTCCAATAGTTACAGCTATCTGGCATGAATTAACTATGTTTCATTAGGTTTTACTGCAAAGATTGActcattaattatatttatagtGTTATGTTAACACTCAATTTAGAGtggattaattttaattttttatacagcTTATTAGACTGTTAATACAGAAAGTGTATCAAAGTTTATAATTTTTAGCAGAAATCATACATTTAGCAGTAAACGTTGACTGTAGATTTTGGCTCACCAAACTAAACAAGTATATTTTAGTCAGTACCAAAATATCCTTGATTTAAAATTGTTAATAGTCACTGACCCTGAGAAATGGCGTTGTTGTTGTATttggtactagctttccgcccgcggcttcgcccgcgtgtaattttgtctgtcacagaaaaactttatcgcgcgcgtccctgtttcaaaaaccgggataaaaactatcctatgttctttcccgggactcaaactatctctatgccaaatttcatcaaaatcggttgcgaggtttaagcgggaaagcgtaacagacagacagacagacagagttactttcgcatttataatattagttgggattagtatAATTTTTCTTCTTTTGTATACAGCTTCATGGTACGAAGATTGTCATACGCTTCTCTTTCAAGAAATCTGTCTGGGTGCAGCAAAAAATCTAGATGCTTCTCAATGGCTTAAGGGTTTATCTGCTATCAGTGATAATTATCATTATAAATTGATAATTATCtctgataaaataataattgtttagttatagatttctttttaaatgttctttatcatattatttctcctattttcatttttattatcatttaattGTACtggtatatttttttcacaaagaAACAGGTACTCCGttaaatacctattttattgaAATCCTGAAACATACATTTTCAGTGCAATACATTTAAAAGTAAGGTAAACTGTTATTTAGAACTGAAGACATGAGATATACAGTTGCCAACTGTTTGCTCTTCCTTGATACTAATGAATCATGAGTTTACTTCACCCATTATTGCCATTTCGAGaggttaatttaataaaggGTACAGCTACAGTCAACTGTAGGTCAATCATGATGCAACGAGTTCTTATTGAGAGTCAACTGTACAGATTTTCATCATGAGAGAAGCGACTTCGTCCACTCTCCACCAGATGGCGCCCATCAGATAGCGACGATGCAAAAACGCATTTAGGAATAAATACATGAAGAATTTTATTGATCCTAGTATCAAACGAAAACTCTCAAATTGGGTTTTTTTTTCCCAAAATAGCAATTTGTGCTTACTGGGAATTTTTGTAATTGCCTCATTTTTCCGTTGTCAGATGGCGCCACAGTCGCTACTCTTGAACTGCCTCCATGACAAATAGCTATCTGGAGTGGAGCAGGACCCTCACATCGTCATAGCTCTTTCCTATGTTCAAATTATGATAATCCTTTCCTAATAATGTAGTCCTTAAAACAACTGGACCCATAGCCCCGCGAAGCTTTCAGATGACAAGTATTTAAGTCTTAATATGTAGGATTCATTAATCCTAAAAATTATTGGGGATGCCAACGCGTTTGGGATAGAAAGCTTAATTTTGATGCAATAACATATTTTTCTTtacatcatcataattttttgCCCACCATTGTTTACTCCTCTCTTAGTATGCTTCCTAAATTGCTACATTATTCTAATCGCTAATTATCGACGCTGATAAGGCGTGATCTTCAAACGTTATCGGTTACAGGCCATTAGCCTTTAATATACCAGTCTGACGATTGAATGAAGATAATAGGAAACCTCCTGTTTGGTGGTAAAGACAATGAACTGAAAACAGCGGGTGCCACCATGCcggttatttatttaaagactttattgcacacacataagaatgttccgtacaaaaaggcTAGCTTAATGGTTAGAACTTGTAAAGAAcaatgtttaaataaataaattaaataggtaagtattatCGCGTTAATCATGGTTTGATGATCCCGGAGTCATCTCCTCAGTAGCAAGACCCACATTGTCTCCCACTAGCGCCACTGCAGGTCCTGAAGCAAGCAACACCTAAAGCA
Proteins encoded in this window:
- the LOC135074903 gene encoding calcium and integrin-binding family member 3, with protein sequence MGNKVVTFTEQQLEDYQDCTFFTRKEILRVFKRFREVNPELVPKRMTENQAHTIAVPVEEIEKLPELKENPFKRRICQVFSHDGSGNLTFEDFLDMMSVFSEAAPRDIKAWYAFRIYDLDDDMYIGREDLLEATRLLTKGELHPQERDEIVASVLDEADVDGDGRLSFMDFEHVVVRAPDFLSTFHIRV
- the LOC135079423 gene encoding ubiquitin-conjugating enzyme E2 N, translated to MAALPRRIIKETQRLMQEPVPGISAVPSETNARYFHVIVTGPEDSPFEGGLFKLELFLPEDYPMSAPKVRFITKIYHPNIDRLGRICLDILKDKWSPALQIRTVLLSIQALLSAPNPDDPLANDVAELWKVNEGEAIRNAKEWTRRYAMDN